The Chitinophaga lutea genome contains the following window.
ACGGCCGCGATCCCTTCCTGCTGCATGGCCCCTGCGGCATCGGCCATGGCCTGTTGCAACACATCCTGCCCGGAAGGCTGGCGCTGCTCCATCACGGCGGTGAGAAAGCGGGGGAGACCGGTGCCTTCCGGGATCACACCTTTCATATGCGATAGTTCAAGGTGGCAATGCGTGTTGATGAAGCCGGGGCAGAGCACGCCCTCCACGCGGCGGACGCCCTCGCCCGCCCAGGAAAGGGGCACCACGGCCGAAACGGTGCCGTTGTCGTCGAGCACCAGCACCCGGTCCGGGCCCAGAAAGCGTTTGCCGTCAAAAATGTCATCTGCCGTCAGCTTAATCATGCATTCCCCTTTTTATTGTTCCTAAAAATGTAATTTTGCAACCCAAAGCAATTACGAATTACGCAATTTTCGCTGGTAATTCGCAATCTACAATCTTAATTAAATCATGATAGATAAACTAGATGCCATCAAAGGCCGGTACGAACAGGTAGCCCTGGCCCTTACCAACCCTGAGGTGGTGAAAGATAACAAGCAGTTCAGCAAGCTGAGTAAAGAGTACCGCCAGCTGGAAAAAATCGTGAAGGCCTACGATGCCTACCGCAATTTGCTGGATGCTATCGCCTTTAACAGGGAAGTGCTGGAGAGTGGTGATGACGAGATGCGTGAACTGGCGAAAGAAGAAACGGAAAGCCTGGCCGAGCAGAAAGAAAAAGCGGAGGCCGACATCCGCAACCTCCTGATCCCGAAAGATCCGCAGGATGAGAAAAATGCGATCCTGGAAATCCGGGGCGGCACGGGTGGCGATGAGGCAGCGCTGTTTGCCGGCGACCTGCTGCGCATGTACCTGCGCTATTGTGAGAACAGGGGCTGGAAAACGTCCATCATGAACGAGAATCCCGGTTCCGTAGGCGGTTATAAGGAAGTGGTGGTGGAAGTGACCGGCGACGATGTGTACGGTACGCTGAAATTCGAATCCGGCGTGCATCGCGTGCAAAGGGTGCCCGCCACGGAAGCTTCCGGCCGTGTGCATACCTCCGCAGCCACCGTGGCAGTGCTGCCCGAAGCGGAAGATGTGGACGTGGACGTGCGGGAAGCCGATATTAAAATGGACACTTTCCGCTCTTCCGGCGCAGGTGGCCAGCACGTAAACAAAACCGAGTCTGCCGTGCGCCTCACGCACATCCCCACCGGCGTGGTGGTGGAATGCCAGGAAGGCCGCAGCCAGCACTCCAACCGCGATATCGCCATGCGCATGCTGCGTACCCGTATTTACGAGGCCGCCGTGCGGAAACATGAAGACGCCATCGCCTCCCAGCGTAAAAGCCTTGTATCTACCGGCGACCGTTCCGCTAAAATACGCACCTACAACTATCCCCAGGGCCGTATCACCGACCACCGGATTGGTATGACCGTCTACAATATGGACGCTTTTATGAACGGGGAGATCGGCGATATGGTGGAAGCCCTCCAGTTTGCGGAGAATGCGGAGAAGATGAAGGGCGACCAGCAGTAAGCCTGGCGGCAGTTAACCGATATGTTAATATTGAATGAACCCTCTTCCCCCTGCAACAATTTTTCAGGGGGAATTGTTATCATGGTGGCCAATTTTTACCGTAATCATATTATCCACCTTCCAAAACCATGTCAGACATGCTAGATCAATTAGTACAACTGGTGCGCGAGAATGCCCAGCAAACTGTCGTTGCCAACCCTGCGGTGCCCAATGAACAAAACGACGCCATTATCGGCGAAGCTTCCCACTCTATTGCGGCCGGCCTGCAGGATGCGCTCGCCAGCGGAAACGTACAGGAAGTTATGGGCCTGTTCAATTCCAATGGCCAGGTGGACAACAGCAACCCCCTCGTCAACAACATTTCAGGCAACCTCATCAGCAGCCTTACGGAGAAATTTAACCTGAACAGCGGTACCGCGGCTTCCATCGCAGGTTCCCTCATTCCGGCCGTGCTGGGCTCCCTGGTCAAGAAAACCAACGATCCGGCCGACAACGGGTTTTCGCTCGACGGTATTTTCAGCTCCCTCACGGGCGGATCTACCAACGGCGTGAACCTCGGCAGCCTGCTGGGCAAATTTGCCGGCGGCCTTGATAAAGATGGCGACGGCGATGTGGACATGCAGGACCTTATGGGCATGATCAGCAATGGCGCCAAACAGCAGCAAAGCAATGGCGGCCTGGGCGGTCTTTTAGGCGGTCTCTTCGGCCGGTAATCTACGATACGGACAGGCGGGGTACCCTCACCTGTTCGTTATTTTTAATTTTTCTTTCCCTGATTACCAGTTATTTAGTCATGAAAATTGATCTTGGCAGAATATTTGTTCAAGCAATCATCACAAATAAACTTTTATGTTTAAACTTACTAGCATGAAACGAATGAATGCATTGGCGGCGATGGCACTGGCGGGAATGATGGTTTTTGCCAGCTGCAGCACCTGGCAGGGTATGGACAATACTAAAAAAGGCGCTGTGATCGGCACAGGCGGCGGCGCAGCAGCCGGCGCCGTGATCGGCAAGGCGGCGGGTAATACGGCCCTTGGCGCTATCATCGGCGCTGCCGTGGGCGGTACTGCCGGTGTACTGATCGGTAAAAAAATGGACAAACAGGCGGAAGAGATCAAAAATGAAGTGCCGAATGCGACGGTAGAGCGTGTGGGCGAAGGTATCAACGTAACCTTCAACTCAGGCGTGCTGTTTGGATTCGACAAATCTGACCTGACCGCTACCGCACAAAGCAATATCCGCGAACTGGCGGAGGTATTGAATAAATACCCCGATACCCATGTACGCGTTGAAGGCCACACGGACGATACTGGTGCAGATGCTTATAACTACAGCCTGTCTGAGCGCCGCGCCAAATCCGTAGCAGCATACCTGGCAAAACAAGGCGTATCCAGCGGACGTATCCAAACGTTCTGGTATGGCGAAACACAGCCTAAATACCCCAACGACAGCGAAGCGAACCGCGCACAGAACCGCCGTGTTGAGTTTTCAATTTTTGCGAACGACAAAATGAAGTCTGAAGCGAAGAGAGAAGCAGGCCAGCAATAAGTTTTTAGTTGAATTTTCTCATAAGCAGTTTGAAACGAACCTCCCGGCTTTCCGGGAGGTTTCTTTTTTTATAGCGCTGGTGCACGTTTGGCGGGATAGCACAACCAGGCTTCACCAGTTCGTGATTCGGAGAATGAATGGCATCAGCTTTATTTCGACGTTTCTAACCTGACAGGAACAATCCTGCCGGGTTCTCTCCTGAAATGATCGGCATTACGCCAACATTTCCAACATTCCGTAGTGTCTGCAGATTCGCTTTATTGCTCCCCCAGCGTGTCCAGCCCTGCCAGG
Protein-coding sequences here:
- the prfA gene encoding peptide chain release factor 1 codes for the protein MIDKLDAIKGRYEQVALALTNPEVVKDNKQFSKLSKEYRQLEKIVKAYDAYRNLLDAIAFNREVLESGDDEMRELAKEETESLAEQKEKAEADIRNLLIPKDPQDEKNAILEIRGGTGGDEAALFAGDLLRMYLRYCENRGWKTSIMNENPGSVGGYKEVVVEVTGDDVYGTLKFESGVHRVQRVPATEASGRVHTSAATVAVLPEAEDVDVDVREADIKMDTFRSSGAGGQHVNKTESAVRLTHIPTGVVVECQEGRSQHSNRDIAMRMLRTRIYEAAVRKHEDAIASQRKSLVSTGDRSAKIRTYNYPQGRITDHRIGMTVYNMDAFMNGEIGDMVEALQFAENAEKMKGDQQ
- a CDS encoding OmpA family protein, with the protein product MKRMNALAAMALAGMMVFASCSTWQGMDNTKKGAVIGTGGGAAAGAVIGKAAGNTALGAIIGAAVGGTAGVLIGKKMDKQAEEIKNEVPNATVERVGEGINVTFNSGVLFGFDKSDLTATAQSNIRELAEVLNKYPDTHVRVEGHTDDTGADAYNYSLSERRAKSVAAYLAKQGVSSGRIQTFWYGETQPKYPNDSEANRAQNRRVEFSIFANDKMKSEAKREAGQQ
- a CDS encoding DUF937 domain-containing protein; translation: MLDQLVQLVRENAQQTVVANPAVPNEQNDAIIGEASHSIAAGLQDALASGNVQEVMGLFNSNGQVDNSNPLVNNISGNLISSLTEKFNLNSGTAASIAGSLIPAVLGSLVKKTNDPADNGFSLDGIFSSLTGGSTNGVNLGSLLGKFAGGLDKDGDGDVDMQDLMGMISNGAKQQQSNGGLGGLLGGLFGR